One segment of Alistipes finegoldii DSM 17242 DNA contains the following:
- a CDS encoding terminase gpP N-terminus-related DNA-binding protein has translation MGRKIAGELKEFAELLYMQGTPQNIIAEKIGVSKNTIGAWVAAGCWAEKKVAQSLTRKQVVNNVLRSINKVAENLGNSSDPTAVGSSSDQLAKMAATIKTLDKDVSVVDYMECFMSFGRWLEQRAEFDPDVTAEFRKVVNDLQNKFVVEQLSIGKVQ, from the coding sequence ATGGGTAGGAAAATCGCCGGAGAATTGAAGGAGTTCGCCGAACTTCTGTATATGCAGGGCACGCCGCAGAACATCATCGCCGAGAAGATCGGCGTGTCGAAGAACACCATCGGCGCGTGGGTCGCGGCTGGATGCTGGGCCGAAAAAAAAGTAGCGCAATCGCTGACACGGAAACAAGTCGTGAACAACGTACTGCGCTCTATAAACAAAGTCGCCGAGAACCTCGGCAATTCTTCCGACCCCACGGCGGTCGGGAGTAGCAGCGACCAACTGGCGAAGATGGCCGCCACCATAAAAACCCTCGACAAAGACGTGTCCGTCGTCGATTACATGGAGTGCTTCATGTCCTTCGGGCGCTGGCTCGAACAACGCGCGGAGTTCGACCCCGATGTCACGGCCGAGTTCCGCAAAGTCGTAAACGATCTGCAAAACAAATTCGTCGTCGAGCAGCTCAGTATAGGTAAAGTACAATAA
- a CDS encoding HK97 family phage prohead protease yields the protein MAREAVITSNSVNAYGTRVLTEGLDISQYEKNPIVLYMHKRGIPIGTMNDLRVENDRLFGTPQIDGDTDEEKVIAAKWERGTLRMLSAGIEILEWSDDPQNVVQGQTRPTVTRSKLVEVSIVDVGANDDALQVRLYSGGKLLTLAQGEDNDLLPLLKPDNDDKPQNKIFQMNEILMLLGLPTTATEADAATAIRALKTENETLTLARITDAVTAAKDNRQITEAQMPKMIELGKKAGIDTLRDTLAMMTPASKPMDFIDGGKPQGGNMTLSWDKMSDEQKIELREQNRSEYIRLYKAHYGFAPNFTNSLK from the coding sequence ATGGCAAGAGAAGCAGTCATTACCAGCAACAGCGTGAACGCCTACGGCACGCGAGTCCTGACCGAAGGTCTCGACATTTCGCAGTATGAGAAGAACCCCATCGTGCTGTATATGCACAAGCGAGGTATTCCCATCGGCACGATGAACGACCTGCGCGTCGAGAACGACCGACTGTTCGGCACGCCGCAGATCGACGGCGACACCGACGAGGAGAAGGTAATCGCAGCCAAATGGGAGCGCGGCACGCTGCGCATGCTGTCCGCAGGTATCGAAATCCTCGAATGGTCGGACGACCCGCAGAATGTGGTGCAGGGACAGACCCGGCCGACGGTCACGCGCTCGAAACTCGTCGAGGTGTCAATCGTGGACGTGGGCGCGAACGACGACGCCTTACAGGTTCGCCTGTACAGCGGCGGCAAGCTGCTCACACTCGCGCAGGGCGAAGACAACGACCTGCTGCCGCTTCTCAAACCCGACAACGACGACAAACCCCAAAACAAGATTTTTCAGATGAATGAAATTTTGATGTTGCTCGGCCTTCCGACTACGGCGACCGAAGCAGACGCAGCAACCGCAATCCGGGCGCTGAAAACCGAGAACGAGACACTCACGCTGGCCCGCATCACCGATGCCGTGACGGCGGCGAAGGACAATCGTCAGATCACCGAGGCGCAGATGCCGAAGATGATCGAACTGGGCAAGAAGGCCGGCATCGACACGCTGCGCGACACGCTGGCGATGATGACGCCCGCATCCAAGCCGATGGACTTCATCGACGGCGGCAAACCGCAGGGCGGCAACATGACGCTCTCGTGGGACAAGATGTCCGACGAGCAGAAGATCGAGCTGCGCGAGCAGAACCGCTCGGAGTACATCCGGCTGTACAAGGCTCACTACGGCTTCGCGCCCAACTTCACCAACTCCCTCAAGTAG